Genomic window (Pseudoliparis swirei isolate HS2019 ecotype Mariana Trench chromosome 23, NWPU_hadal_v1, whole genome shotgun sequence):
CAATGTCTCCACTCACGTGTCGGGAAATGTCGAATCCTCTCGCGTTGTCTCTGGGTTAGAGGACAGCTGATCTTTACCCTCAGCCATCGATCCCCTCCGAGCAGCTGCACCTGCAGAGGGACGAACACGTTGCCACCCTGAGGAGCAAAAAAGGTCATCGTCAACACTGAAGCCGTGCACACTTTTTTGGGCATCTACACATGCGTGCAAAAACATCAAAAAgggcatatgtgtgtatattcccCTTCTGTGGACAGAAGATGGGAGGCTTTCATAACGAGTCAGACTTTTGCGTAGACATATTCCCAAATCCAATGAATTTGTCATTGTTTTCTACAGATTTAATTATGTGTTATTGATGTTGTCGGGAAGGTGCTGCAGTGTGTCTCTTCCTTAAGGGGAAGACGAGACAAACACAACGTccagcctccctcctcctcctcactaaaTGTCCCTTAGGTTACCTTCATCTGTGCATAGCAGCCGTCATATCTGCTGAAGAAGGAGaggttctggttcaggtctcggCCCAGTTTCAATCCACAGAACCCATTAGATTGAAGCACTGGTGTTATGCCCCCTGTCCggtctaaaaaaaaacaatagtaTATTATTACTGCCGATATAATATTGATGGATCCAgtgcagcctttttttttttttacggattaaactatttaaatgattatttCCAAACACGTGTGTCATCTCAAGTGGTTGTATATATAGAGAATGTTCCACACAGAAAGCACCTCACCTTGAACGTGTATATTACTGTTGACCCGCGGGCCGAACATGGCTCGCATCCTCCGGTCATAGCAGGTGACGTCGGGCATGACGAGCTGCTCAGGTGTTTTCTCCCGCGGGACCGGGGAGAGGCACCGGGAGCGTTGCGCCAAGACAGCGACACATAAAGTCATCAGAAAGCGGTTCGCACagtgagaaaacatttcacaggGTTTTTTTGCGATCAGAAATAGACCACGTGCTTCATTTGACGAGAGGAAGGGACCACGTGACTGCTGTTAATTAGAGTTAATCAGTTTGACGCCTGCGTCCTCCTCTTGCGCGAGAGCTTCACCACGTGTCGGTAAGAACTTGTTGTCGTTTATgtaatgataataaataaataataacaaataaaagagGCTAAAAATTATGCCACAGTTGTCCACCATGTGCGCCCTGAGGGCTAAAGCTGCGTTTAAAAGTAGGTCAGACTGGGAATTGATAAGGTCAGtgtttaaataatacatatcaTGATAACGAGCATGTATCCCCAGGGAGCCATTAAATGAGCTCATTGTAACTCAAAGGTCTTGTCagcccctctccctcttctcgtGGCAGTGCTTTGTACCCATCTAATAATTAATGCAtacacaatttagaaaatgttaatcgctgctgctctctgtacacatgatatctattgttctgtccatcgtggagggatcctcctctgtggctctcctgaagggttctttcctttttccacagtaaactgtttttttcctatttattgggagttttccctgatccgatgtgaggtcaaaggtcagggatgtcttatgtatatagattgtaaagccctctgaggaaaattcgaaatgtgtgttattgggctttgtaaaataaactgaattccagaatcagaatcagttttattggccaagtaagtttgcaccaacaaggaatttgacttggtaaagtggctctcagtgtgcttacacaaaatatacattacaacataatacaatacaaaacaaaacagtgcagtacaaaacaaacagtgcattGATATTGGATTTTAACTCCAATTGGCTGTTTATCAATCCGCGTTTACACCTTTCTTTTACTTATTAAAGCATAATTATTCTATCTTGATCATGactcatcatatatatatatatatatatatatacttttgttgttgttataaataactcatgaatatatatcttatataactcatatacatatatatattcatgagtTATTTATAACAACaagaagtgtgtgtatatatatattttgttgttgttgtgataaaGAACTCatgaatatacatattatataactcatataaatatatatatatatcatgatgAGTTATAacagtgatggaggacatggacaAATTGAAGTGGACCAAACTATTTACAAACTGGACCGATGGACACGTGTTTACCGCCGTGTGCTTGGCGGTGTTGATCGTCGGGCTGCGGGTGCATCACGAGTCGGTGGAACCGTGACGTAACGGCCGTGACGTTTTTCCGAGGCGTCCCCGTCGGGCTGACGACCAGACTTCCAGCACGGAGCGCAGGCGAGAGAACCAGACGGCTCCCCAACATGGCGCTGAACCGGAATCACTCGCAAAACGGCGGCGTCCTGATCAACAACGGAGAAAGGTACGCGTGTTATGGCGTCCGCGGTGTTTTACTGTGTGAACTCGGCGGCTGCCGCCTCTCTCCGGTTGTTTTGTTTACCTTCTTCTTCACGGTGCGTCGTCAACATAATGCTACCGGCTAGCCTCCCGCTAGCTGGCCTGTTAGCACAGTTAGCTCACACACGTCTGTTTCTACTGTGGACGTTTGTCTTCGCCTTATCGGTCGTATTTCTGGGGGCAATTATAACATCGCGTTCAGTGTATATGAGACTTAAGTTCTGTGATATCGGTCGTAGTCGACTTCATGGCCTCCCCGTATTGGTTCAGCTAGCTAGCTGTTGAGCAAGATGGCTAACTCGTACCGTTGGCCAATCACAACAGGAAGTAGCTTCCGACTGGACACGAGTTGTTTGAGTGCGCGTGCACGGGCGGTTAGCTGCAGTGGGTTCAAACGGTCGCGTGCACATAAATACTCCTGTCGGTATTTGGCCGCAACAGGTTACTTCATGTTTCGTTCCGCCTGCTGTCTCCCCCCCAGTGTGCTGCGGGACTGCAAGAACGTGGAGCTGTCGTTCAGCGATGTCACCGGCAAGACGGAGCTGCTCCAGGGGACCAAGAAGGGCACCGTGTACCTCACCCCGTACAGGGTACGGCCAGGACGACGCCAATGCTGCGTGTGTGATTGTAAACGTGTCAGTGTTCACGCTGTGgtaactcacccccccccccatccgctGCCTTAGTTGCTGTTCGTGTCCAGTAACACCAAGGATTGCTTGGGTTCGGCCATGTTCCCCTATTATCTGATGAAGGGCTGCAGCATCGAGCAGCCGGTCTTTGCAGCGAActacattaaagggacggtgtcAGCCGAGGCCGATGGTGGGTgacgtgttttctttcttcttgttaCTTTTAACAAAGCCCAAGTGTAGATTCTGTGTTTGTTCTAAATCTTCATCATCTCGTCATCGTCAGGTGACTGGGACGGCCAGGCCCATTTCAAGATGTCCTTCCCCAGCGGAGGAGCCATCGATGTGGGACAGCATCTCTTCAAACTCGCTACAAATGGTTCGTTTGCTAGTTTTCTTAATCGCTGCGTCCCTCGTTTCATGATGATGGATATTTTTAAATCCTGCACCAAAGTAACAACATTGTAAAAATACAACTGTCGAAGTTAAAATCTTAACGGTACTGGAGTTCGGCCCGAAAAAGTGAACGCaccctgtttttattttcttgccCTTTTCTCTTGCTGTACTTTAGCTTCTCGCGCCTCTCCCGCACAAAACGGCGCCGCCTCTCACGGCTATCCTTCCCCCGGAATGATGACCGGCTACGGCCCACCTCAAGCTGCTCCTCCCGCATATCCGTACCCAGCCCCTCCCCAGCAAGATGGATTCTACCAAGGCCCCACCCCCGATGCTGGAAACATGGGCTACCCCCATCcaacagctgctgcaggtacagCACccagtatttagtattgtgacATTTGTATGTGAATTTGAagtgtaaattaattaaatgttcttAACTCGATATCCACTAGATAGCTTTCACTTGCTTTTACTCTTTCGTTCCTTCACTTTTTTCCTCTAGAAAAAGCATCCTCTTTAGGATGTGTACATACTGTCGTAGTTTGTAGCTTTTAGCCTGCATAtgcagtgcacacacacttttatatTTCTATTCACGTTTTTCATCAAATGTCCTCAAAGCACATAAGTAAAAAACCTTGAGGCCAAAAGCTGCCGTTTCTCTCCTGGCTGTCATGTgatttgtgtctgttgtgtaaCTAATTACTCAAAGAGACTGTAACCTCCTTTAAAACATTGTCTATTTCCCCCTGTTGTCCTCTGTGTTCCAGGAATGTACCCATCTGGCTTTGACTACATGGCCCCACCTCCACCGTACCCAGGGCCACCCCAAAATTGGACTGCACCCTCCCAGAACTGGGCGGAGGCGgcagcaccaccagcagcacctccaggtcTATTTCCCTTTATTTTCCCTCTTCTTTTCGTCTGTGTCACCGCACCCGTCAGATCTGATCCGTCTGCCCCAAAGTGAATCACTTCCACCTAAAATAAAAGTAAGCTTATGTCTCATCCGCTACACATCAAAACCCCAAAGGATAAAcatctcccctcttcctccctgtgcGATGTCTATAACACCTCGTGGATTGCAGTGAAAACGGTCTCACCCTGTGCTCGTGGTCCATTTGGTGTGTTGCTATTTCACGAAGCGCTTGAGGAGGACGATGGCCTCTGCAGCCGGAGCCCAACTAGATGTCTGAATGATGTCTCGATGGTTCCCGGAGCCGTCGGTTGTTGTGCCCCACATGACTAACGCTGTGCTGCTCGCATCGTGTCCCCTTGCAGTGTTTGGAGCTTCAGCGTCTGTTCCTAAATACGGGCGGCGTTCATCACCGTCTTGTCTTTTTGTCACGTCTCATTTACATGCACAGGTAACTCCAAGGTGGCGGAAGCGGCTGGCAATGCGTATTACAATCCCAGCAACCCACACAATGTCTACATGCCCATGGTGAGGcccctaccacacacacacacacacacacacactcatttaaaGTTTTGTGGAAGGGACATCTTTATTGTCTCTTGCACCACGTttgtttaattttcttttttttaattcccaCGCAGGAGCGGCCTCCTCCATATGCACCGTACCCAAACGCTCCTGACAAGAAAAGCAACTGAAGCTCCGGCGCCATCACTTCAACGacactcccccctctctctctctttatctctctcttcctctgtatcCTCTGTAATAAATTCTAAAGCAAGGAGCGATGCGGATGAGGATACAGTACCTACTCCATTGTAGAATACAGAAAAGGAAATGCTagtgtgggcggggggggggggggggggttcaaggaTGTCAGTGATAATTTACCAATTAATTGATATTTTGGATACAGGAATAGCATACAAAGCAATTACATCTTTTAAATCCAGTTTTCGCTTCTTACGTTCATTTAAAAGGATTGACAACTTGTAACTCTAGCTAGACGCGCTCATCATTATTAACATTCCCaatgatttatttatgtctAACTCTAGCGCGTAGGTGAGGGCACACAACCGGTCCCTGTGACGAGCTGAACGGAGGAggcaggatgggggggggggggggatgtagaTGTATTTTTAAGACCGATTTATTACCAAAACATTTTCTGGCAATTTCTCGATTGCAGTTCCTGTAGTTCTTAACAATAGCTACTCTTATTATAACAGGTTAAGTATTTTTGCAGTGTCATTGAAGGTgccgtgtgtgtttcctttacagTTTTGCGTTGTTGCCCAGAGACGAAACCAGAACTGGGTTGAGTCGTGTTTAGTGATGCGGTATCGGACATTCTATGAGTAGCAAGAGTAGCGAGTTCGGGTTTCCCTTTTCATAAAACCGTGAGTCCATTCATTGTATGACCCAAATCTCCCTGTCTCCATCACAATAGGATATTATATAGTACAGGTTTTGGTTATGAAAAGGAGCAGTGCATTGTttggggaagaagaaaaggggggggggtggatcaGATCGAGTTCTGACATAACGCATCTACAGGATGCATGTGCAATAATTCAATCTCTGAAAACAAGGTTAAAGGTGACACGCTGGGGGTCACCTGCATGACCCCGTGCTCTACTGCAACAGTAGCTTctattgtatttgtgtgtgcacgGCGAGCTGACACCAGATCTCTACTCTCTGTGTGGCTCCACTAGTGTGGGGTTACAGGGCCACGGCGTTGTATGTTCAGGGCCCGTCGGGGTTTTGCCCGCTGTTGAAACTTCTGAATGCCAACCCTTAAtttctcattttttaaaaagtgggcTGCGAAGCCACCCGGCGTTGGAGTCGCATCAATTAACAACTGTTTGAAGGACTATTTGCACACAGTTGAAGTGGATAGaggatgttttttgtgtttttgtttcctttAATTAATCAAATGTCTACATTAATATCTCTTTTGCAGTTCTTATTCCTTTTTGCTGAATTTTGTCTGTCAATTAAAATCTAATAAATAAGTCAGTTGAATTTTTACGTTTGTCATTTGTCTGATCTTAAAACTGACTGTCTTGACTACGATCAGCTGCTTAATGATGTCTTTAGTTTGCACCTTTTAAAGTGACCACTTCCGATGTCCTGTTTATCTT
Coding sequences:
- the wbp2nl gene encoding postacrosomal sheath WW domain-binding protein, with the protein product MALNRNHSQNGGVLINNGESVLRDCKNVELSFSDVTGKTELLQGTKKGTVYLTPYRLLFVSSNTKDCLGSAMFPYYLMKGCSIEQPVFAANYIKGTVSAEADGDWDGQAHFKMSFPSGGAIDVGQHLFKLATNASRASPAQNGAASHGYPSPGMMTGYGPPQAAPPAYPYPAPPQQDGFYQGPTPDAGNMGYPHPTAAAGMYPSGFDYMAPPPPYPGPPQNWTAPSQNWAEAAAPPAAPPGNSKVAEAAGNAYYNPSNPHNVYMPMERPPPYAPYPNAPDKKSN